The Armatimonadota bacterium region GCGACGAGGAGCCCATTGATTTCGGGCCGGCCATCGACGTCTACGAGACCGAGACGGACGTCGTGGTCAAAGCGGAGTTGCCCGGGGTCAAGAAGGAAGACATTGACTTGACGGTGCAGGACGACCGGCTCATCATCCAGGGCCAGTCCCGTCAGGAGGAAGAGGTCAAGGAGGAGGGCTACCACCGCAAGGAGATCCGCACGGGGTCCTTCCGGCGAGTTGTCGCCTTCCCCACCGCTGTCAATACTGAGGCACTCACGGCCAAGTTCGATAACGGGATCCTGACAGTCACCGCACCGAAGACGGCCGAAACGCCCAAGGGAACGAAGGTCCCCATCGAGTAAGCGGCGAGACCTGAGCAGCTGAGAAGTGAATCGCAAGGGCGGCCCTGTCACAGGGCCGCCCTTTTGCTTGATGAACGGGGGGGCAGCATCCTCCAAAGGGCAGGGAGCCGCCCGCGGTTCAGCGCTTGTAGGTCACGTTCAGGCCCCAGATGGGTCGGTCGAAGTTGGACCAGCCCACGTGGACGGAAGCATCCCAGGTATCATCCGGGCTACTGTAGACATTATAGGCTACGTGAGGGCGAGGTACCCGGCCGTCGTACTCGAACCCCAGGTTGATCTTCTCGGCGGGGTAGTAAGAGACCGCGCCGAAGACCCCGTGGAACTTCTCGGTGCCCAGACCCAGGGTGACAAAGAGTGGCTTTGCGCTTTCCTCGATCTTTCGCGTAGCGGTGACGTAGAAGCTCCGGGCGCCCCCATTCTTTCCGGCCTGCGCCTGGCGCTGGTCGAAGATATCCAGGATCCCCACGGCAACCGCCGGAATGTCACCGTCCTCGGGGCAGAGCTGGTACTGGAGGTTGACGGTGTTCACCCATTCCTCGTCCACCACGAAGTAGGTCGCTGCCAGGCCGTGCCCGGGCTTTCCGAAACCCACCATCGCGGCGGCCGAGCCATCGGTCCGGTGGCCGCTGAGCTTGATGCGGAAGCGAGTGTCGCGACTGGCGGAGTTGTACATCACCGCGTAGTTGTCCTGGGTGGGCGTGTAAGCGCACGGGACGTTCATGTGGAACGCTCCGCCGAACCCGAACTGGCCGAACTCATTGACCGGAATGCCGCTGCCGGGAAGCCCGCAGACATGCCGAAACTCCGGGTATTTGAGCCAGTCCTCAGCCCAGACCGCGCCGCAAAGTGCGCTCAGACACGCCAGGAGACACACGAAAAGCAGGGCTCTCATGGACGTCGCTCCGGGTTCTGTATCATTCGGCGAGCCTTTCGCTCGCGGTCGCGGCTAGTCAGCCTCGATGGTATAATAGCTGGCGCTGAAGGAGTCCTGCCGGCCCCACTTGACGTGGCCGTCGTAGAACAGGAAGTTCGAGCCGTCATTGTGGATCGGCTGGGGCGCATAGATGTTCGAAACTCCCCAGTTCACGGGCGCATTGCCGTCGCCGGGCCATGCGATATACCTGGGGCCGGGGCGATTGCACCACTCATTGTCGAACAAGTTGATAGTCTGCGCAGGCTGAGTGATGGACGAGTCGGCCACATCGTAGATCGTGGCTTTAGCGCCATTGAAGTAGCCCAGATTCCGGCCGTAGCCGAAGATCCGCACGGTGTTGCCGTTGCCGAACCGGTCCTTCTCGCCACTGCTGGGGCAGAAGAGAATCTGCCAGTTGGCCATGTAGGGCTGGAGTAGCTGGGGCCAGGAGTAGTAGATCTGCCGCGTGGCGTCCAGCGGGTCTGCGAGGAGCGTGGAGTAGCGGCAGTGCATGTAGCTGCTGTCGTAGTCTACCTTGTACTGCTCGAAAGCCAGTCCAATCTGTTTCAGGTTGCTCTGACAACTGGACTGTCGCGCTTTCTCGCGGGCCCTGGCAAAGACCGGGAAGAGGATCGCGGCCAGGATTGCGATAATTGCGATTACGACCAGAAGTTCAATCAGAGTGAAGCCGCTTCGCCTGGGCATGCAGCCACCGCCCCGTGTTGTGAGGGATAACCCATCGTTGCAAGAGTATACCACTGGCCAGAGCGCGAAGGCAAGCAAAGGCGGCCGGCGGGGGTCCGTTCCCTGAGAGAGAGCGATTCCGGGGGCCTCCGCTCCGGACTGGAAGCGAGCGCCTTCGCGGGCGTCGCTTCCAACGTCCCTCGCAGCGGGCACATGATCGCGTGGGGCGGGCCTCTCGCCCGCCGGCTGTTGACGTTGCCGTCTGTCTTCCTTCAGGCCCCGGAAGGGGCCCTGCGCCCAGAGCCGGGGACGGAAGCCCCTGGATTCTCTGAACCCGACGGCGTCTTGGAAGGTTCGGCCCCGGGCTGTTGTCCCTGACCTGGCCCTTTGAGACCGCAGGCAATATCCATACACCATGCGCCATATCATCCACGTGGACATGGACGCTTTCTTCGCGTCCGTCGAGCAACTGGATAACCCCGAACTGCGGGGCAAGCCCGTGATCGTCGGCGCCAGCCCGGATGCCCGGGGAGTGGTTTCGGCTGCGTCCTATGAGGCCCGGCGTTTCGGCGTCAAGTCCGCCATGCCTTCGTCGCAGGCGAAGCGCCTGTGCCCTGAAGGAATCTTTGTTCCGGTGCGCATGGGCCGGTACGTGGAGATGTCCCGGCAGATCATGCAGATCTTCCAGCAGTACACCCCCCTGGTGGAGCCGGTGTCGGTAGACGAAGCGTTCCTGGATGTTACCGGGTGCGAGCGGCTCTTCGGCCCGGCGCCCCAGATCGGCCGCAGTATCCGGGATCGGATCGCTTGCGAGATCGGGCTGTCGGCATCTGTAGGAGTAGCGCCGAACAAGTTCCTGGCGAAGCTTGCGTCGGACCACGATAAGCCCGGCGGGCTGGTGATCATCGAGCCGGAGAATGTGCTGGAGTTCCTGGCTCCATTGCCGATTTCGCGTCTGTGGGGAGTGGGGAAGGCCACGGAGCAGCGCCTGCGCACCCTGGGGATTCATACTATCGGGCGCCTTGCGGAGTACCCGCGGGACATGCTGGTGCGGCAGTTCGGGGTGATGGGCGGGCAACTGCATGACCTGGCCCACGGGATCGACGACCGGCCGGTGATCGTCCAGAGCGAGGCCAAATCGGTGAGCAATGAACACACGTACCAGGTGGATACCCGGGACCCGGACGTGATGGAGAGAACTCTGCTCTGGCTGTCGGACAAGGTGGGTGCGCGTCTGCGAGAAGCGGGCCTGCGCGGGAGAACGGTGCAGCTCAAGGTGCGCTTCGGGGACTTCACGACTATCACGCGGCGCGAGACCCTGAGCAACCCCACCGACGCCAACGCGGTAATCTATCAGACCGCTCTCAGCCTGCTGCGGGCGGTCCCGCTGGAGAGCCGGAAGGTGCGACTGCTCGGCGTGGGAGTGTCGGGCTTCGACCAGCCGGCGCAGGCAGCGCTTTTCGACGCGCAGCAGGAGTCTCATTCGCCGCTGGATGACGCGCTCGATGAAATCCGGCGGAAGTTCGGGACGGATAAGATCAAGCGCGGGCGGCTGATTGATGGGGACTGAGTGGGGGAGAGGCCGGTCCACTCAGGCCCGATGGATCGCGAGTTCCGCCACGCTCTCGAGTATGTGATCCGGCGGCACAGGCGCTTCCTCCAGCGGCGTCAATTTCCCCGCGCCCGTGAGCACCAGCGCCGTGCCCATCCCCGCCCGGTGCCCGAAGAGGATGTCGGTATCCACCCGGTCGCCCACCATCAGGCAGTCTCCCGCAGGCACCTCCACCCGCGACCGCACGAGTTCGGCCAGCACCAGCGAGGGCTTTCCGCCATACGCCTCCACCTTCCTGCGCGAGCAGGATTCAAGAGCTGCCACGATAGCCCCGCAGTCAGGCGCATAGACGCCTCCGAGCATGGGACAGGTCACGTCGGGATTGGTCGCCACGAAACGGGCGCCCCGGTTCAGCGCCTGCAAGGCGTCGTCAAGTTTGCGATAGTTGAAGTCGCGATCCCACGAGGCCACAACTACCTCCGCCAGGCCCGGTTCGTTGGTGATGCGCAGGCCTGCGGCGAGTAGGTCTTCGATCACTGGCGCTTCACCGATGACGTACGCTCTCGCGCCCGGCATCTCCCGCGCGAGGTAGTGCGCCAGGGCCTGCGAGGAGTTGAGCACATCGGCCTCCTGCGTGGGTATGCCCAGCTGCGTGAGCTTGGCGGCATACTCGGCGCGGGTGCTTATGGGCTTGTTGGACAGGTACATGACCTTGCGGCCCGCGCGCTTGAGTGATTCGAGGGCTTCCCGAGCTCCCGGGATCAGTTCGGGGCCGAGATACACGGTTCCGTCAAGGTCGAACAGATACGCGGCGAAGTCGTGGATCGGTCTCAATGGGGCACTCCTCACGTTTCCGGTTTGTGGGTCCGGCAGCGGCAATCGCGGTCGCTCTCAATGTTCTGGACGAGGCGCAGAATGAAGTCGCGCAAAGCGGGAAAGGTCTGTTCCATGAGTTCCGAGACCTCGCCTTCGGTCAAGGGCTCGGAGGCGATCCCCGCCGCGAAGTTGGTGACGACGCAGACGCTTATGTAGCAGATTCCCGCCTCCCGCGCCAGCACCACCTCAGGCACGCCGGTCATGCCCACGAGGTCCCCGCCCAGCATAGAGAACATCCGGATTTCCGCGGGCGTCTCGAAGCGCGGGCCCTCGGTGCAGACGTACGTTGCCGCCGGATGCACGTTCACGGGCTCCCTGGACAAGAGCGTGAAAGCCGTGCGGCGAAGGGAAGGGCAGTAGGGCTCGGTTACGTCCACGTGCCGCACTCCGGACAGGCCCCCATCGTAGAACGTGAGCGGGCGGTTCTTCGTGAAATCGAGGAACTGGTCGGGCAGGACGAAATCCCCCGGCTGCATGGTCTCGCGCAGCGAACCCACCGCATTGGTGGCGATGATGCACTCGCAACCCTCGCGTCGGAAGGCGTCGATGTTCGCCCGGTAGTTCACCCGGTGGGGTGGGATCGCGTGGCCGAGTCCGTGGCGCGGGACGAACACAAGCTGGTGCCCGGCGTAGGTGCCTTCGGCGATGTT contains the following coding sequences:
- a CDS encoding Hsp20/alpha crystallin family protein, which codes for MSLVRWRRPHDLPAVFDEMDRMFNRFLRSPLVRWGDEEPIDFGPAIDVYETETDVVVKAELPGVKKEDIDLTVQDDRLIIQGQSRQEEEVKEEGYHRKEIRTGSFRRVVAFPTAVNTEALTAKFDNGILTVTAPKTAETPKGTKVPIE
- a CDS encoding DUF1559 domain-containing protein produces the protein MPRRSGFTLIELLVVIAIIAILAAILFPVFARAREKARQSSCQSNLKQIGLAFEQYKVDYDSSYMHCRYSTLLADPLDATRQIYYSWPQLLQPYMANWQILFCPSSGEKDRFGNGNTVRIFGYGRNLGYFNGAKATIYDVADSSITQPAQTINLFDNEWCNRPGPRYIAWPGDGNAPVNWGVSNIYAPQPIHNDGSNFLFYDGHVKWGRQDSFSASYYTIEAD
- the dinB gene encoding DNA polymerase IV; translated protein: MRHIIHVDMDAFFASVEQLDNPELRGKPVIVGASPDARGVVSAASYEARRFGVKSAMPSSQAKRLCPEGIFVPVRMGRYVEMSRQIMQIFQQYTPLVEPVSVDEAFLDVTGCERLFGPAPQIGRSIRDRIACEIGLSASVGVAPNKFLAKLASDHDKPGGLVIIEPENVLEFLAPLPISRLWGVGKATEQRLRTLGIHTIGRLAEYPRDMLVRQFGVMGGQLHDLAHGIDDRPVIVQSEAKSVSNEHTYQVDTRDPDVMERTLLWLSDKVGARLREAGLRGRTVQLKVRFGDFTTITRRETLSNPTDANAVIYQTALSLLRAVPLESRKVRLLGVGVSGFDQPAQAALFDAQQESHSPLDDALDEIRRKFGTDKIKRGRLIDGD
- a CDS encoding HAD-IIA family hydrolase is translated as MHDFAAYLFDLDGTVYLGPELIPGAREALESLKRAGRKVMYLSNKPISTRAEYAAKLTQLGIPTQEADVLNSSQALAHYLAREMPGARAYVIGEAPVIEDLLAAGLRITNEPGLAEVVVASWDRDFNYRKLDDALQALNRGARFVATNPDVTCPMLGGVYAPDCGAIVAALESCSRRKVEAYGGKPSLVLAELVRSRVEVPAGDCLMVGDRVDTDILFGHRAGMGTALVLTGAGKLTPLEEAPVPPDHILESVAELAIHRA
- a CDS encoding S-methyl-5'-thioinosine phosphorylase, which translates into the protein MQAMRIGIIGGTGVYEFGDVVSRSRRVPTSYESVNIAEGTYAGHQLVFVPRHGLGHAIPPHRVNYRANIDAFRREGCECIIATNAVGSLRETMQPGDFVLPDQFLDFTKNRPLTFYDGGLSGVRHVDVTEPYCPSLRRTAFTLLSREPVNVHPAATYVCTEGPRFETPAEIRMFSMLGGDLVGMTGVPEVVLAREAGICYISVCVVTNFAAGIASEPLTEGEVSELMEQTFPALRDFILRLVQNIESDRDCRCRTHKPET